A window of Xiphophorus hellerii strain 12219 chromosome 19, Xiphophorus_hellerii-4.1, whole genome shotgun sequence contains these coding sequences:
- the sertad4 gene encoding uncharacterized protein sertad4, whose translation MTLVLSRNGFMDPEGHALVSAFPPRLEPAQEPPSRGADPFSTTRTDFFKRKLLEDDEDPLFNLWTYCHTAVPVLEERSLVLRLSLEKVRFLDDPEAFLRRSVLVNNLLRRLLQSAVPHVLPSPTGVSIGPDRRSGRGFGLHSCPAHTCCCLYAAGRFLLPPPSAYGAEEEEEEPRDEGCAAADTVRRLNRTETLPGQRDTRTEEEEEEEEADGPAGVHRFSFWPHRTHRQLPSLSPWQQGPSGRTFSPSRSGSTTPTRSLGNRLGSDVAFNNRPDAPGCSATVWRNAATCGFYVVLLLCGQTRSCFQTFMSIRTFGQSLTGSQKVGLSPTRFWF comes from the exons ATGACCCTGGTTCTGTCCAGGAACGGGTTCATGGACCCAGAGGGACACGCTTTGGTCTCTGCCTTCCCCCCCCGTCTGGAACCGGCTCAag AACCTCCCAGTAGAGGTGCTGACCCGTTTTCCACGACCAGAACTGACTTCTTCAAGAGGAAGCTGCTTGAAGATGACGAAGATCCTCTGTTCAACCTGTGGACCTACTGCCACACC GCGGTGCCGGTTCTGGAGGAGCGATCTCTGGTCCTGCGTCTCTCTCTGGAGAAGGTCCGTTTCCTGGACGACCCCGAGGCGTTTCTGCGCCGCTCCGTCCTCGTCAACAACCTGCTGCGCCGCCTGTTGCAGAGCGCCGTACCCCACGTCCTGCCGTCGCCCACCGGAGTCTCTATCGGACCGGACCGCCGCTCAGGAAGAGGTTTCGGGCTGCACAGCTGCCCCGCCCACACCTGTTGCTGCCTCTACGCAGCGGGACGCTTCCTCCTGCCGCCGCCGTCCGCCTACGgtgcagaggaagaagaggaggagccAAGAGACGAAGGCTGTGCCGCTGCTGACACGGTGAGACGTCTGAACAGGACGGAGACACTTCCTGGACAAAGAGACACGAggacagaggaagaagaggaggaggaagaggctgaCGGACCTGCAGGCGTCCACAGGTTCAGCTTCTGGCCCCACAGGACTCATAGACAGTTACCATCtctgtctccatggcaacaaggtCCATCTGGTCGGACCTTCAGTCCCAGCAGGTCCGGTTCCACAACCCCGACCCGGTCGCTAGGCAACCGGTTGGGTTCTGATGTAGCTTTTAACAATAGACCCGACGCACCAGGCTGCAGCGCCACCGTGTGGAGGAACGCAGCGACCTGCGGGTTCTATGtggttctgctgctctgtgGTCAGACCCGGTCGTGTTTCCAGACCTTCATGTCCATCAGAACCTTTGGTCAAAGTTTAACCGGGTCACAGAAAGTTGGACTGAGCCCGACCCGGTTTTGGTTCTGA
- the LOC116708699 gene encoding glycine N-methyltransferase-like: MRFLYKHQQPAGGSACLQLIFYPQNYPRSGEQAGSMSVDSVFRTRSLGVAAEGLPDQYADGKAAKVWELYIGDIQSRTQEYKSWVVSLLKRHGVRKVLDVACGTGVDSIMLVEEGFQMVSVDASDKMLKFALKARWERRKEAAFDQWVIEEANWLTLPDDIHRPADGYDAVICLGNSFAHLPDFKGDQSEQRLALRNIAGMVRPGGILIIDHRNYDYILETGRAPQGKNIYYKSDLTQDITTSVLWVNSKPHMITLDYTIQVPQAALQKLPEVSKFRLSYYPHRLQSFGELLSDAFSANMEHTVYGDFKAFRPGQDPPPCYFIHVCKRTA; the protein is encoded by the exons ATGCGGTTCTTATATAAACACCAGCAACCCGCCGGAGGGTCAGCCTGCCTCCAGCTCATCTTCTACCCACAGAACTACCCTCGCAGCGGGGAACAGGCGGGCAGCATGTCGGTCGACAGCGTCTTCAGGACCCGCTCTCTCGGCGTTGCCGCCGAGGGACTTCCGGATCAGTACGCAGACGGGAAAGCGGCCAAAGTGTGGGAGTTGTACATCGGAGATATCCAGAGCCGGACCCAGGAATACAAGAGCTGGGTGGTTTCCCTGCTGAAGCGGCACGGCGTGCGGAAGGTGCTGGACGTGGCCTGCGGGACCGG AGTGGACTCCATCATGCTGGTGGAGGAAGGTTTCCAGATGGTGAGCGTCGACGCCAGCGACAAGATGCTGAAGTTCGCCCTGAAGGCGCGCTGGGAGCGCCGCAAGGAGGCCGCCTTCGACCAGTGGG TGATCGAAGAGGCCAACTGGCTGACGTTGCCTGATGACATCCACAGACCCGCGGACGGCTACGACGCCGTCATCTGCCTCGGGAACTCCTTCGCTCACCTGCCGGACTTCAAAG GGGACCAGAGCGAGCAGCGCCTGGCGCTCCGTAACATCGCCGGCATGGTGCGACCCGGCGGGATCCTCATCATCGATCACCGTAACTACGACTACATCCTGGAGACGGGGCGCGCCCCGCAGGGCAAGAACATTTACTACAAG AGTGACCTGACCCAGGACATCACCACCTCGGTTCTATGGGTCAACAGTAAGCCTCACATGATCACCTTGGACTACACCATCCAGGTGCCTCAGGCGGCGCTGCAGAAGCTTCCTGAAGTCAG TAAGTTCCGGCTGTCCTACTACCCTCACCGCCTGCAGAGCTTCGGCGAGCTGCTGAGCGACGCCTTCAGCGCCAACATGGAGCACACCGTCTACGGAGACTTCAAGGCCTTCCGGCCGGGCCAGGACCCACCGCCCTGCTACTTCATCCACGTCTGCAAGAGAACAGCCTGA
- the LOC116708692 gene encoding calpain-A-like, which yields MPLHGVCKNIMSARQKEHGYGTSQNPDRFQQQDYLQLKRFLLTQNKLFRDEMFPPDQRSIGQGKLEPAELAQVQWLRPRDILMSNPFFILDGVSRFDFGQGQVGNCWFLASLGALTFHKEIFKLIVPLDQTCVGKDYCGLFHFRFWRFGKWVDVVIDDKLPTIKRKPIFARSKDEREFWPALLEKAYAKVCGSYADMTSGTPAEAMRDFTGGVHMCIQLSDPSPDLWKLLCRAGRSRTFMSCSTIPKTEATSGDRLPNGLVPGHAYTVTGLKQLQSQETEVNLVRLWNPWGHGEWNGDWSDKSPLWRSVSTKDREKCLTVENDGEFWMSLEDCCRYYTNIEICGMRPDFLDEEPACHWKTSMYENRWVAGTTAGGYINHTETFWTNPQYRINVCGKTDSSQTRNTLVSLMQKSDKRNRHLAQLFFIGFIIFEVSEKDEKRAGKFPASFFSSHRPVAQTRKLMKSREVTEFLTLKPGEYVIVPCTDEPNQTASFLLTIFSREETRCYENSGHNLNNPVEKAKKEKNCQHVENKMLLFRQYSDKYEEVDAELLQQLLKGDLISGSFSIDACRSMVALMDESGDGKLDSQEFGYLWHKVMKYKRVFAKMDVSQTGTLSLTELRNALRDSGMSISDELLNLMAVRHGASSGHMTLENFISLSLRLSRMNKIFTELSDGRNVTLSRSEWLFLSMYT from the exons ATGCCTCTTCACGGTGTGTGTAAGAACATCATGAGCGCTCGGCAGAAGGAACACGGCTATGGGACATCACAGAACCCGGACCGGTTCCAACAGCAGGACTACCTGCAGCTGAAACGGTTCCTCCTGACCCAAAACAAGCTGTTCAGAGACGAGATGTTCCCTCCGGACCAGCGCTCCATCGGCCAGGGCAAGCTGGAGCCGGCGGAGCTGGCCCAGGTGCAGTGGCTCAGACCAAGA gaCATTTTGATGTCCAATCCGTTCTTCATCCTCGATGGCGTCTCCAGGTTTGACTTCGGTCAGGGACAAGTTG GAAACTGCTGGTTCCTGGCGTCTCTCGGAGCGCTGACCTTCCACAAAGAGATCTTCAAGCTGATTGTTCCTCTGGACCAGACCTGCGTGGGGAAGGACTACTGTGGGCTGTTTCACTTCAGG TTCTGGAGGTTTGGGAAGTGGGTGGACGTGGTTATTGATGACAAGCTGCCAACAATCAAACGGAAACCCATCTTTGCCCGTTCCAAAGACGAGCGTGAGTTCTGGCCCGCTTTGCTTGAGAAGGCCTACGCCAA GGTTTGCGGATCCTATGCGGATATGACGTCTGGGACTCCGGCAGAGGCCATGAGGGACTTCACCGGCGGCGTCCACATGTGCATCCAGCTGTCAGATCCTTCCCCTGATCTCTGGAAGCTCCTGTGCAGAGCCGGACGCTCCAGGACGTTCATGAGCTGCAGCACCATCCCAAAAACG GAAGCAACTTCTGGCGACAGGCTACCGAACGGACTGGTCCCGGGCCACGCCTACACGGTGACGGGTCTGAAACAG CTGCAGAGCCAGGAGACGGAGGTGAACCTGGTGCGCCTGTGGAACCCCTGGGGGCACGGAGAGTGGAACGGAGACTGGAGCGACAA GTCTCCTCTGTGGCGAAGCGTCAGCACAAAGGACCGCGAAAAGTGCCTCACTGTGGAGAATGATGGAGAGTTTTG GATGAGCCTGGAGGATTGCTGCAGATATTACACCAACATTGAAATCTGCGGCATGAGACCCGACTTCCTGGACGAAGAACCGGCCTGCCACTGGAAGACGTCCATGTACGAGAACCGCTGGGTGGCAGGAACCACGGCTGGAGGCTACATCAACCACACAG AGACTTTCTGGACCAATCCCCAGTATCGGATCAACGTCTGCGGAAAAACCGATTCCTCTCAGACCAGGAACACCCTGGTGTCTCTCATGCAGAAGTCGGACAAGAGGAACAGGCATTTGGCGCAGCTCTTCTTCATCGGCTTCATCATCTTTGAG GTGTCAGAAAAA GATGAGAAACGCGCCGGAAAGTTCCCGGCATCGTTCTTCAGCAGCCATAGACCCGTTGCCCAAACCAGGAAGTTGATGAAGTCCCGTGAAGTGACGGAGTTCCTCACGCTGAAGCCCGGAGAATACGTCATCGTGCCGTGCACCGACGAGCCCAACCAGACCGCCTCCTTCCTCCTGACCATCTTCTCCCGGGAGGAGACCCGCTGCTA TGAAAACTCTGGACACAATTTGAACAATCCAGTTGAAAAG gcgaagaaagagaaaaactgccagcatgttgaaaataaaatgctactCTTCCGTCAGTACTCAGACAAG TATGAAGAAGTCGATGCTGAgctcctgcagcagcttctgaAAG GTGACCTGATATCAGGAAGCTTTAGCATCGATGCATGTCGCAGCATGGTGGCTCTGATGGAT GAATCTGGAGATGGAAAGCTGGACAGTCAGGAGTTTGGCTATCTGTGGCACAAGGTTATGAAATATAAG CGAGTTTTTGCCAAAATGGATGTTTCTCAAACGGGAACGCTGTCACTGACGGAGCTGAGGAACGCTTTGAGAGACTCAG GTATGAGCATCAGCGATGAACTGCTTAACCTGATGGCGGTTCGTCATGGCGCCTCCTCGGGTCACATGACCCTGGAGAACTTCATCAGCCTCAGCCTCCGCCTGAGCCGCATGAACA AAATCTTTACGGAGCTGTCGGATGGGAGAAACGTCACGCTGTCCAGGTCAGAG TGGCTGTTTCTCTCCATGTACACCTGA
- the LOC116708698 gene encoding complement component C1q receptor-like has translation MLLIFLLPLISSLKGSTGAKQEMLCTSKACFVLNMEPVGFHKAQNLCEDDGGYLMTLRDRKEEEDLRSLLSLVEKQHPDQVLKVWIGLKLKKTDCVFPDKPLRGFKWVSGDKDSQYSNWEQEPLVTCTFERCVKVIYTFSDQDQLKWTQGVCRKEASYACKFYFQGMCPSLVLQGPGKIVYESIFLKQPLKTELKLLPYGTRAGVFCGGQETTSSQCIKLDGAYAWSPPGPFCKPETQNCQKNNGGCAQECRQEGGAVRCSCREGWELEEDGFSCRITDLCQPDTCEYSCVTGQAGVSCRCPSGFRLSEDQRNCSDVDECLSQACHNGGCVNTPGSYRCVCGDGFRLTGGECRHVNECDSSVCEHGCVNTGGSFSCLCQQGFRVSGDGPSCVDVDECAGDPCPRLLTCINTVGSFSCSKLETRETVTSASSQSPVTSAAPAEDRRTHRTAVELQHRSPHTEAPLPELVNVTDQIGNRSPVSAEDASARNRVLICVLGSVVPLLALVALTLFIAIFRCSRSKTEVKKKKSTADGYCWVSSGLDPRLEKLYESILTDDP, from the coding sequence ATGTTGCTGATCTTCCTCCTGCCGCTCATCAGCAGCTTGAAGGGATCAACTGGAGCCAAACAGGAGATGCTGTGCACCTCTAAAGCCTGCTTCGTCCTGAACATGGAGCCCGTTGGCTTTCACAAGGCCCAGAACCTCTGCGAGGACGACGGCGGGTACCTGATGACTctcagagacagaaaggaggaggaagatctGCGCTCACTTCTCTCGCTGGTTGAAAAACAACATCCTGACCAGGTTTTAAAGGTTTGGATTGGATTGAAGCTGAAGAAAACGGACTGCGTTTTCCCTGACAAGCCTCTCCGAGGATTCAAATGGGTCTCTGGGGACAAAGATTCCCAATATTCCAACTGGGAACAAGAGCCTCTCGTCACATGCACCTTTGAGAGATGTGTGAAGGTGATTTACACCTTCTCAGACCAGGATCAGCTGAAATGGACCCAAGGAGTTTGTAGAAAAGAAGCTTCTTATGCTTGTAAGTTTTACTTCCAGGGAATGTGTCCCTCTCTGGTTCTGCAGGGGCCTGGAAAGATCGTCTATGAGtcgatttttttaaaacagcctCTAAAAACTGAGCTGAAGCTGCTTCCGTACGGGACGAGGGCTGGAGTCTTTTGCGGTGGCCAGGAGACGACGTCCTCTCAGTGCATAAAGCTGGACGGCGCCTACGCCTGGAGCCCTCCGGGGCCGTTCTGCAAGCCAGAAACCCAGAACTGTCAGAAGAACAACGGAGGCTGTGCACAGGAGTGCCGGCAGGAAGGAGGAGCTGTTCGCTGCTCCTGCAGAGAAGGTTGGGAGCTGGAAGAGGACGGGTTCTCCTGCCGGATAACGGACCTGTGCCAACCCGATACCTGCGAGTACAGCTGTGTGACGGGCCAGGCCGGCGTTTCCTGCAGATGTCCCAGTGGCTTCAGACTGAGTGAAGACCAGCGGAACTGCTCCGACGTGGACGAGTGCCTCTCTCAGGCCTGCCACAACGGCGGCTGCGTCAACACGCCCGGCAGctacaggtgtgtgtgtggggacgGCTTCCGCCTGACGGGCGGCGAATGCAGGCATGTGAACGAGTGCGACAGCTCGGTGTGTGAGCATGGCTGTGTGAACACTGGGGGATCCTTCTCCTGCCTCTGCCAGCAGGGTTTCCGTGTGTCCGGAGACGGACCGTCCTGTGTGGACGTGGACGAATGCGCCGGTGACCCCTGCCCCCGTCTCCTCACATGCATCAATACGGTCGGCAGCTTCAGCTGCTCGAAGCTGGAGACTCGGGAGACCGTGACCTCCGCGTCGTCTCAGTCGCCCGTCACCTCAGCCGCCCCGGCAGAGGACAGGAGGACACACAGGACGGCCGTGGAGCTGCAGCACCGGTCCCCCCACACCGAGGCCCCGCTGCCTGAGCTGGTCAACGTCACAGACCAGATCGGCAACAGGTCGCCGGTGTCAGCTGAGGACGCCTCGGCCAGGAACAGGGTGCTGATCTGCGTCCTGGGCTCGGTTGTCCCGCTGCTCGCCCTCGTCGCTCTGACTCTCTTCATCGCCATCTTCCGCTGCAGTCGCTCCAAAACggaggtgaagaagaagaaaagcacgGCGGACGGCTACTGCTGGGTGTCCTCGGGTCTGGATCCACGGCTGGAGAAGCTGTACGAGTCCATCCTGACTGATGACCCCTGA